In Plasmodium vinckei vinckei genome assembly, chromosome: PVVCY_13, a single genomic region encodes these proteins:
- a CDS encoding splicing factor 3A subunit 1, putative, producing MAKVIVKGSIFDDNVDVTDLELVNKRLEFLENEMIIPPNSIKSVIDKTAAFVKKNGKVFEQKIYKEKEKQFNFINNTHPYFFYYQYKLHEQFLGIQEKNTIPKAIIEIKKREDLNKSSNNEHILKICDFVKEDIKKEKNKIIYSIDDQTKDEETQEEQIEIKEDIYTIISPLISSVDVDLMKTTALFVARNGNKFLNELIEREKNNSQYDFLRANNLYYNFFSKLIDIYVKCLLPNNDIIDKIKKYSNNKRDILNYSYSIYNHNMKKREEEERKLEEKTKCDTFYDWTNFTVVENIAFDDNIDTLPQSIDFNNVENYVLNQLFDTDKKYTNIEKINNISYHTNNINKEMYENGEIGEYQGYGDDSMDEYERQNDYSDDAIEMRKLEENIADLSQEENISDNKYIKGRKQKSRLNGKLNKNDNEISNDEETLDNIQEIVDDDNDEKIIVVKNYEKSRKHKMNKENVHLCPITNQPIDINDMTRHLKTLLLDPQWKEQKDKLYEKAKKEASFSPLEDIEGNLSLFVINRPDIFGSIDEEINEHTSNENKKTGKNAKKNEDVYSYIHNIYNKILPGPAIAHYPPNEANQSKETNSKNNKKQKTK from the coding sequence ATGGCGAAAGTTATCGTTAAAGGAAGTATTTTTGATGATAATGTTGATGTCACTGATCTTGAGCttgtaaataaaagattGGAGTTTTTAGAGAATGAAATGATTATACCACCCAATAGCATAAAAAGTGTTATAGATAAAACTGCTGcatttgttaaaaaaaatgggaaagtttttgaacaaaaaatatataaagagaaagaaaaacagtttaattttataaataatacacatccatattttttttattaccaGTATAAGTTACACGAACAATTTTTAGGAAttcaagaaaaaaatacaatacCAAAAGCTATTatcgaaataaaaaaaagagaagatttaaataaatcaagTAATAATGAacacatattaaaaatatgtgatTTTGTCAAAGaggatattaaaaaagaaaaaaacaaaataatatactcCATAGATGACCAAACGAAAGATGAAGAAACACAAGAAGAGCAAATAGAAATTAAAGAAgatatttatacaattatATCCCCACTTATTAGTTCTGTGGATGTAGatttaatgaaaacaaCAGCTTTATTCGTGGCTAGAAATGgaaacaaatttttaaatgaactTATtgaaagagaaaaaaataatagtcaATATGACTTTTTAAGagcaaataatttatactataattttttttcaaaacttattgatatatatgtgaAATGCTTACTtccaaataatgatataattgataaaattaaaaaatattccaaTAACAAAAGGGATATTCTAAACTATTcttatagtatatataatcataaCATGAAGAAAagagaagaagaagaaagaaaactcgaagaaaaaacaaaatgtgACACATTTTATGATTGGACAAATTTTACAGTTGTAGAAAATATAGCCTTTGATGATAACATTGACACCTTGCCTCAATCAATAgattttaataatgttgaaaattatgtattaaATCAATTGTTTGATAccgataaaaaatatacaaatatcgaaaaaataaataacattTCCTAtcatacaaataatataaataaagaaatgtATGAAAATGGAGAAATTGGAGAATATCAAGGCTATGGTGATGATTCAATGGACGAATATGAAAGACAAAATGACTATTCAGATGATGCTATCGAAATGAGAAAATTAGAGGAAAATATCGCAGATTTGTCTCAAGAAGAGAATATTTctgataataaatatataaaaggaCGAAAACAAAAGAGCCGACTGAAtggaaaattaaataaaaatgataatgaaatatcAAATGATGAAGAAACTTTAGATAACATTCAAGAAATTGTGGATGATGATAATGacgaaaaaattatagttGTTAagaattatgaaaaatcaCGAAAAcacaaaatgaataaagaaaatgtgCACTTATGCCCAATTACAAACCAACCTATAGATATTAACGATATGACCAGACACTTgaaaacattattattggATCCACAATGGAAAGAAcaaaaagataaattatatgaaaaagcTAAAAAGGAAGCCTCGTTTTCACCTCTTGAAGACATTGAAGGAAATTTATCGCtttttgttattaataGACCAGATATTTTTGGATCTATTGATGAAGAAATCAACGAGCATAcatcaaatgaaaataaaaaaactggtaaaaatgcaaaaaaaaatgaagatgtatatagttatattcataatatttacaataaaatattgcCAGGTCCAGCCATTGCGCATTACCCCCCAAATGAAGCAAATCAATCAAAAGAAACTAAtagcaaaaataataaaaaacaaaaaacaaagtaa